One Epinephelus lanceolatus isolate andai-2023 chromosome 10, ASM4190304v1, whole genome shotgun sequence genomic region harbors:
- the tnfaip8l2b gene encoding tumor necrosis factor, alpha-induced protein 8-like protein 2 B, with protein MDVFSSKDMAMKVQKKILSSMASKSSVQMFIDDTTSEILDELYRVSKEYLGNKGEAQKVIKDLVKIAVKIGVLFRNNRFSTEELGVATDFKKKLHQGAMTAISFYEVDFTFDKAVMAELLTSCRDLLLKLVNTHLTPKSHGRINHVFNHFSDPELLTKLYDPSGPFRPHLTKICKGLDKLMEDGTI; from the exons ATGGACGTCTTCAGCTCCAAGGACATGGCCATGAAGGTGCAGAAGAAGATCCTCAGCTCCATGGCCAGCAAGAGCTCGGTCCAGATGTTCATAGACGACACCACCAGCGAGATCCTGGACGAACTGTACCGCGTCTCCAAAGAGTACTTGGGTAATAAAGGTGAAGCCCAGAAGGTGATCAAAGACCTGGTCAAGATCGCCGTCAAGATCGGCGTGTTGTTCAGGAACAACCGTTTTAGCACGGAGGAGCTGGGAGTGGCCACGGATTTTAAGAAGAAGCTGCACCAGGGGGCCATGACAGCGATCAGCTTCTATGAG GTGGACTTCACCTTCGATAAAGCTGTGATGGCCGAACTTCTGACCAGCTGCAGGGATCTGCTGCTGAAGCTGGTCAACACCCACCTCACCCCGAAATCCCACGGCCGCATCAACCACGTCTTCAACCATTTCTCCGACCCGGAGCTCCTGACCAAACTGTACGACCCCAGCGGCCCCTTCAGACCCCACCTCACCAAGATCTGCAAAGGACTGGACAAACTTATGGAGGACGGGACAATATGA